TCGGCCGGGCTACGGCGGCGGCTACCGCCCCGGTTATTACGGTGGCTATCGCGGATACAGCTATTACCGTCCGGGCTATCGCCACTACAACGGCTACTGGTATCCGCTCGCCGCCTTCGGCGCCGGCGCGGTCATCGGCGGCGCCATTGTCGCGCAACCGCGTTACGTCGAGCCTGCGCCCAGCATGGGTTCAGGCCATGTCGCCTGGTGCGCCAACCGATATCGGTCCTATCGCGCCTACGACAACACGTTCCAACCCTATAACGGCCCGCGTCAGCAGTGCTATTCGCCGTAATGAGGCCGGAATAGGAAGTGGGCATTGCCCTCACGCTAACCCTCTCCCCGTAAAAAACGGAGAGAGGGGACGTGGCAAACGTGGCGTCGCGCGGCCGTCCATTCGGCTTTCTCGGCAAGGTTGACCAAGCCGAGTCCCCACGCCGGCCCGT
This Rhizobium sp. NZLR1 DNA region includes the following protein-coding sequences:
- a CDS encoding BA14K family protein — protein: MFGLSNKIATAVLAAAVVLTGFVPSQAVQMPTAPQVEKSSAVENVQYRRYYRPGYGSGGYYRPGYRPGAYYRPGYGGGYRPGYYGGYRGYSYYRPGYRHYNGYWYPLAAFGAGAVIGGAIVAQPRYVEPAPSMGSGHVAWCANRYRSYRAYDNTFQPYNGPRQQCYSP